The following DNA comes from Candidatus Eisenbacteria bacterium.
GCGATCGTCATCGTGGGCGTCGGGTTCACCCTCACCCGCAACCGCGCCACGACGAGCATGGGCACACCGGGAGCTGTTGACAACACGGCGGGTCCTGCCGCAGCGCCTTGGACCTACGACTCGACGACGAACCGCCACTTCGATCCCGTCCACAGGCACTGGCACGCCGGCCCGCCTCCGCCGCCCGAGCTGCGGGGCGCGGGCGCCATCAGCCCGATGCCTCCCGGAGACTCGGCGGCAACGAATCCCGCGGCCGGAGCTCCTCAGGGGGCGCCGGCATCCACGCCGGCTCCGTGGACCTACGACCCGGCGACCAACCAGCACTGGGATCCGAACCACGGCCACTGGCACCCGGGTCCGCCTCCGTCGACGGCAAGGTAGGCACGAGCTTCTTTCGCCACAGTCGCGGCCGGATGACGGTTCAACCGGGCGCGTCTCTCGTGCAGCTGCTCAGACAGTCCGCCTTCGCCTGCTCCAGCCTCGTCATCTCCGCGGCATGACGTTCGCCTTCCTCCATCAGGCAGGTCCCGAGCTGCGGCTGAGACAGCTGCCG
Coding sequences within:
- a CDS encoding SEC-C metal-binding domain-containing protein, with amino-acid sequence MTTTVGRNDPCPCGSGRKYKNCCEGKLQLGRQVRGPWLYVGIAIAAIVIVGVGFTLTRNRATTSMGTPGAVDNTAGPAAAPWTYDSTTNRHFDPVHRHWHAGPPPPPELRGAGAISPMPPGDSAATNPAAGAPQGAPASTPAPWTYDPATNQHWDPNHGHWHPGPPPSTAR